The Crassostrea angulata isolate pt1a10 chromosome 1, ASM2561291v2, whole genome shotgun sequence nucleotide sequence accaaaaatccCCCAGGACTATGGCCACATCGCAtatctgagcaacaatagccaaaATGAAATAGCTTTGGTCatatatacaaaacatttgGACAATGTTGTAAGATATAGTACCCAAGGATcatgatttcaacaaacttAAATCGACACCACCTGAGGCAGTTGCCACACAAATTACAGCTTTTCTGCACAATTGCTTTTTAAGAAGattcttaaagttttttttctatatattccaatgtgaaaagttagaccccccccctcccttatGGCCTCACCCTAAccctgaggatcatgatttgaatttacacttccttgggatgcttccacacaagttattATAGCTTGCCCAACAAActgatttttgagaagattttttagaaaatatatacaaattttcACCCATTGAAAGGGAGTGTTtcccttattttaaaaatttaatcctCCTTCACCCTACAGTTACAATGCTTTGTACCAGGTTTACTTCATATTGGCACAGTGATTCTGGAGAagaattcaaaatgtaaaaagtgtacagagacggacaaaatgtgatcagaaaagctaaaCTGAGCTTTCGGCTCAGGTcagctaaaaacaaaacatgaccTTTGATGAGAGTTATaagcttttatttcatttctataaCAAAGAGTATGATAACACAGGTGTTGCTAGAGTAACCTCCCTCTACTGTTTGGGGGGTTGTAGTGGGGAATACTTGGATGGCTGAGGGTTCCTGAATTTGGACATATCCTTGTCGATATCATAGAATGAGTACGGGTTGTATTCATAGTACTCCTTCACTTTGTAAGAGGTGTTATCAGAACTGACTTCAGATCCTGTGAAGCAAAATACAACAGAAattaataatcattaaaaagaGGTAGCCATGCTCATGCACGGATCTACAGAGGGGATCGGGGAGAggcatgaatttattattttgtttctcACCTGAAGATTCTTGGGGAGGGGGAGGTGTGTTGGTTGCCTGTCCATCACCACTCTTGACTTCTCCAGACAAACGCTGAACGAGACtgatctaaaattaaaaaaaaaaaaatcaatggttAATTGAACGAATGCTTGCTACGCTCACGAAGCTCACTGGTAGGATTTTGCCTGTTTCtcgtttatttacaacaaaattataaaatcgcCGACTCCTGTGATGTAATGCAACaacttgaataatttaaaaaaggttGCAACCGAGGAAATTCGAGCTTATCGTATAGCATAACTAAAACCCACTCcaataaacaaagaaacaacATGTTTAAGTTATTGCAAAATTCTTACCGATATAGGTTTGTTCACTTTGTTTAAGAGATGACGCTGTACCGAGAGCATTTTGGTTCAAATCCTTGAGTTGATACCTCGGGTTTGACACTGAACTTGTAAAAGAGGGTAATAACGAGCCCGATCGTATTAATATTGAACCAGGAAAACAAATAGTAAGAAGTTTACAACGTTATCactacatgcgcggatccagaaaatttttccaggggggggggtccgaaggataattgtgtttgccagggggggggggggtccgaggcatattttcgcgataattttactatgtaaatttaataaattttcattttccaggggggggggggggggggggtcgggacaccccccgaccccccctctagatccgcgcatgcactATACACAAAAACATCTGTCTTTACTatagaaatttctttttttagtgcagcaaagatttttcttaaatttacatacaaaatagTGAATTAACATgaagttcccccccccccccccacttttatggaacgctgtaaaaaaaaaattggattgaaaataaggaaataaacagtacttccccccccccccccgcattaggattttcaagattttttgaaaataacttttttccctttattctttttattaaatatttgttttttgctagtcaagatttttttttggatgagtctgccccccccccccctctttcaaaaacgatgctacgtgcctgtaaataaacattaaagGCATTTTCGTGTTCAGCGCAAGGTGGCATGTGTGAACTTTAACACCGTCGAAGCTGTTCATGGCATCATAATTATAAGTTCTTTGAATCAGTAAACACCCTCTGTATGTGTGAGCATTCTTGAGCAGTGTTCGCCACATTTACCGGTACACATGCATGCATATTCATcccattttatattttaaaaaaaaataatcctttTGAATTTAGAATAGTTTGACATTCGTGTACGGAACtcaaagtaaaaaaacaacacattcttatacacgtacatgtactttacagTTTACtttctggtatttttttttcttcataaatttgAACACGGTTAATAGTTCAGTCCTGTCTTGAGTGGTACTCGGTTGCTTCTATTATGTAGTTGTacatcaaagaaaaacaaattatcaCAAAACTGCACGtgcatttaaagaaaaaaaagattaccCTGAGTACTCTGAATCAATATTTCGCGTGCATTTAAAGAGAAAAACCTATAAGAGTACTCTGAATCAATTGCACTCCATTAGACAgtgaaaaatttattatatatcaggcttttttctttcaaaatctgAAATTAAGATGGACTTTGCGCTGAGATATAAAATGGCAAAAGAGGTGTCTCAGAACAGATGAAAAAGATAGTGAAATGCGTTCGCTTTGGATTGTCTTGTTTTTA carries:
- the LOC128174052 gene encoding NADH dehydrogenase [ubiquinone] flavoprotein 3, mitochondrial-like, whose amino-acid sequence is MLSVQRHLLNKVNKPISISLVQRLSGEVKSGDGQATNTPPPPQESSGSEVSSDNTSYKVKEYYEYNPYSFYDIDKDMSKFRNPQPSKYSPLQPPKQ